The Bacillota bacterium genome contains a region encoding:
- a CDS encoding chemotaxis protein CheW translates to MSAERALVVFQLGNEEYAITVERVREVVKAERITRVPGAPSYVRGIINLRGRVVPVIELRQRLGLDAAPVERPRIMVAEDGSALVGMLVDRAFEVMRIQPGQLQPPDEVLQGDENSRFVEAVANLDGRLVVVLRPGELLAREDKQAVAEIVAS, encoded by the coding sequence GTGAGCGCTGAGCGGGCCCTGGTGGTGTTCCAGCTCGGGAACGAGGAGTACGCCATCACCGTGGAGCGGGTGCGCGAGGTGGTGAAGGCGGAGCGCATCACCCGCGTACCGGGGGCTCCCTCCTACGTGCGGGGGATCATCAACCTGCGCGGGCGCGTGGTACCCGTGATCGAGCTGCGGCAGCGGCTCGGCCTGGATGCGGCCCCGGTCGAGCGCCCGCGCATCATGGTGGCAGAGGACGGCTCCGCCCTGGTGGGGATGCTGGTGGACCGGGCCTTCGAGGTGATGCGTATCCAGCCCGGGCAGCTGCAGCCTCCCGACGAGGTGCTGCAGGGGGACGAGAACAGCCGGTTCGTCGAGGCGGTGGCGAATCTGGACGGCCGCCTGGTGGTGGTCCTGCGTCCGGGAGAGCTCCTCGCCCGCGAGGATAAACAGGCCGTGGCGGAAATAGTGGCAAGCTGA